A genomic region of Manihot esculenta cultivar AM560-2 chromosome 15, M.esculenta_v8, whole genome shotgun sequence contains the following coding sequences:
- the LOC122722001 gene encoding small acidic protein 1-like has product MRLTQVDLFDTEEQGSTMAMEVDDVDPLEVFKEGAINVDNKLADADFFNNFADDFDDSDIN; this is encoded by the coding sequence ATGAGGCTTACGCAGGTGGATTTATTCGACACGGAGGAGCAGGGATCAACAATGGCGATGGAAGTCGACGACGTTGACCCACTGGAGGTCTTCAAGGAAGGTGCCATCAACGTCGACAACAAGCTCGCCGACGCCGATTTCTTCAACAATTTCGCGGACGATTTCGACGACTCCGACATCAATTGA